A single region of the Manihot esculenta cultivar AM560-2 chromosome 12, M.esculenta_v8, whole genome shotgun sequence genome encodes:
- the LOC110627638 gene encoding lectin 7, with translation MAFPIPRSCLVRILILVFIVLVPHASSISFNFNSFYPNIGGIFMEGDAFSSSETLQLTRNAKDDNLTYSVGRATYILPVHIWDATTGNLTDFTSHFSFEVKSIFLTNYGDGISFFITPVGSQIPANSSGGLLGLFSPNTTGSGSIESQLVAVEFDTYPNSWDPVYTHIGININSIKSVAFTESADISSNGTVINAWVSYDSKTKNLSVLVYSATGQSFSLSYAVDLREVLPEWATIGFSAATGASIELHSILSWEFYSSLDN, from the coding sequence ATGGCTTTCCCTATTCCCAGATCATGTCTTGTTAGAATCTTAATCCTTGTCTTCATCGTACTTGTCCCCCATGCAAGTTCAATTTCCTTCAACTTCAACAGCTTCTATCCAAACATAGGAGGGATTTtcatggaaggagatgcattctCATCAAGTGAAACTCTGCAACTCACAAGGAATGCAAAGGACGATAATCTCACTTACAGTGTTGGCCGTGCTACGTACATTCTACCAGTTCATATTTGGGATGCCACCACCGGAAACCTCACAGACTTCACTTCCCACTTCTCTTTTGAAGTGAAATCAATTTTCCTAACAAATTATGGAGATGGTATATCATTTTTCATCACACCAGTCGGATCTCAGATCCCTGCTAATTCATCTGGTGGGTTACTTGGACTATTTAGTCCTAACACTACTGGCTCTGGATCCATAGAGAGTCAACTCGTTGCAGTTGAGTTTGATACATATCCAAACTCGTGGGATCCTGTCTATACTCATATAGGCATTAATATTAACTCCATTAAATCTGTGGCGTTTACTGAGTCTGCAGATATCAGCTCAAATGGAACTGTGATAAATGCATGGGTGAGTTATGACTCGAAAACCAAGAACTTGAGCGTCCTTGTGTATTCAGCAACGGGGCAAAGTTTTAGCTTGTCGTATGCTGTTGATCTGAGGGAAGTTTTGCCTGAATGGGCTACAATAGGTTTCTCTGCTGCTACTGGTGCATCTATTGAACTACATAGCATTCTTTCTTGGGAATTTTATTCAAGCTTGGATAACTAG
- the LOC110627343 gene encoding lectin 7, whose product MAVQPQQTLLFFLTKIFFLCSVFLLPRVNSVSFTFNAFNPNMGGISFQGDAFSSSGVLQLSRNQIDNNLTYSAGRASYIRPVHIWDANTGQLTDFTTRFSFIAKDVRDSTIYGDGLTFFLAPVDSEIPPKAVGGYLALFSPENALNVSKANQIVAVEFDSYSNAWDPGYDHVGINVNSIVSVAEVSWKSNIYNGEVVNAWVNYDSVSKNMSVFVSDTQNPVFRGIYSFSYNVDLRDVLPEWARIGFSASTGTAVETNSILSWEFYSTL is encoded by the coding sequence atggCCGTGCAGCCTCAACAGACCCTTCTCTTCTTTCTCACTAAGATCTTCTTCCTTTGCTCCGTGTTCCTACTCCCCCGTGTAAACTCAGTTTCCTTCACCTTCAACGCTTTCAATCCAAACATGGGAGGCATATCCTTCCAAGGTGATGCATTCTCATCCAGTGGAGTTCTCCAACTTTCCAGGAACCAAATAGACAACAATCTCACTTACAGTGCTGGTCGTGCCTCTTACATTCGACCTGTCCACATCTGGGATGCCAATACAGGACAACTCACAGACTTCACCACCCGTTTCTCTTTTATTGCCAAGGATGTTAGAGACTCAACCATTTATGGTGATGGGTTGACTTTTTTTCTTGCACCTGTCGACTCTGAGATCCCTCCCAAAGCAGTTGGGGGTTATCTTGCATTGTTTAGCCCTGAAAATGCTCTGAATGTCTCAAAAGCAAATCAAATTGTTGCAGTTGAGTTTGATTCTTACAGCAATGCATGGGATCCAGGCTATGATCATGTAGGGATCAATGTCAACTCCATTGTGTCTGTAGCTGAAGTTTCATGGAAAAGCAACATTTACAATGGAGAAGTAGTAAATGCATGGGTGAATTACGATTCTGTTAGCAAGAACATGAGTGTGTTTGTGTCTGATACCCAGAATCCGGTGTTCAGAGGAATTTATAGCTTCTCATACAACGTTGATCTCAGAGATGTCTTGCCTGAATGGGCTCGAATAGGTTTCTCTGCGTCCACTGGTACTGCAGTGGAAACAAATAGCATTCTTTCTTGGGAATTTTATTCAACCTTGTAA
- the LOC110628233 gene encoding pentatricopeptide repeat-containing protein At5g65560 — protein MRKSNVIIHPGESSILLHLHLIRRPISSSSIAPLPVDPDPPDLSSQLLSVLSHPSWQKHPSLRNLVPSISPSHVSSLFSNNPNLDPQIALKFFQFIARKPGFKHSVQSYSLLLNILISNKFFGVSEKIRTSMIKSCISIDDIRFTLDFLREMNRDNNEHKFKLTLRTYNELLMMLSRFLMIDEMKRVYAEMLSDMIAPNIYTLNTMVNAYCKMGNVVEASLYVSKILQAGLRPDTFTYTSLILGHCRNKDVNSACNVFKMMPKKGCRRNEVSYTILIHGLGEARRVDEAISLFKKMKEDYCYPTIRTYTVIINALFENDRKLEAVNLFNEMRNNGCEPNVHTYTVMIDYMSKERKFDESRRMLNEMMEKGLVPSVATYNALIDGYCKEGMMESAQEILDLMHSNNCSPNERTYNELICGFCKRKNVHKAMSLLSKMLEHRLMPNLVTYNSLIHGQCTVGHLDIAYRLLELMKENGLNPDQWTYSVFIDYLCKNKRIEEAHVLFNSLKDKGIKANEVIYSTLIDGYCKAGRTDDADSLLERMLIEGCLPNSSTYNALIDGFCKERKVEKALSLLEKMVQEGVKATVSTYTILIVAMLKGGNIDHAHMLFAQMVSSGNQPDVYVYTAFIHSYCGTGNLKEAEDMVSMMIESGVMPDALTYTLLVDAYGRLGLLYQAFDVLKCMFDTGCDPSHHTYSFLIKHLSKEKLIEENKSAVLDLVPNISFIDVADVWKTMEFETALLLFEKMLEHGCSPNVNTYGKLIIGLCKVGRMAVAQRLFDHMNEQGICPSEDIYNSLLKSCCELGMYDDAVRLADATMERGHLPLLESLGSLICRLYDEGNKKKAKQVFCNLLHCGYNDDEVAWKILIDGLLKSGLADECSELLGIMEARGCQIHSQTYKMLIEGLDGT, from the coding sequence ATGAGAAAATCAAATGTCATTATTCACCCAGGTGAGTCCTCGATCCTCCTCCACCTTCACCTCATCAGAAGACCCATTTCCTCCTCCTCAATCGCCCCTCTTCCGGTTGACCCTGACCCACCTGATCTTTCCTCCCAGCTCCTTTCTGTTCTCTCCCACCCAAGTTGGCAAAAACACCCCTCTCTTCGTAATCTGGTTCCAAGCATTTCGCCATCCCATGTATCCTCTCTCTTCAGCAATAACCCAAATCTCGATCCCCAAATCGCCCTCAAGTTTTTCCAATTTATAGCTCGAAAACCTGGGTTCAAACATAGCGTCCAATCTTATTCTCTGcttttaaacattttaattagcAATAAGTTTTTTGGTGTTTCTGAGAAAATCCGAACTTCCATGATCAAGAGTTGCATTTCTATTGATGATATTAGGTTCACACTagatttcctaagggaaatgaATAGAGATAATAATGAACATAAGTTTAAGCTCACTCTTAGGACCTACAATGAGCTACTAATGATGTTATCAAGGTTTCTAATGATTGATGAAATGAAGCGTGTTTATGCAGAGATGCTCAGTGACATGattgccccaaatatatatacgCTAAATACCATGGTTAATGCTTATTGTAAGATGGGTAATGTAGTTGAGGCTTCTTTGTATGTGAGTAAGATTTTGCAGGCGGGTTTAAGGCCTGATACATTTACTTATACTTCTTTGATATTGGGGCATTGCCGGAATAAAGATGTAAATAGTGCATGTAATGTTTTTAAGATGATGCCGAAAAAGGGTTGTCGAAGAAATGAGGTTTCATATACAATCCTTATACATGGGCTTGGTGAGGCTAGAAGGGTTGACGAAGCTATTAGTTTGTTTAAGAAGATGAAGGAGGATTATTGTTATCCAACTATACGTACATATACAGTGATTATAAATGCATTGTTTGAAAATGATAGGAAATTGGAAGCTGTAAATTTGTTTAATGAGATGAGGAACAATGGTTGTGAGCCAAATGTTCATACTTACACTGTGATGATTGATTATATGTCTAAGGAAAGAAAatttgatgagagtagaagaatGCTAAATGAGATGATGGAGAAAGGATTGGTTCCAAGTGTGGCTACCTACAATGCTTTGATTGATGGGTATTGCAAGGAAGGGATGATGGAGTCTGCACAGGAAATTTTGGATTTGATGCACTCAAATAACTGTAGCCCAAATGAACGTACATACAATGAACTGATATGTGGTTTTTGCAAAAGGAAAAATGTGCACAAGGCAATGTCATTGCTTAGTAAAATGCTTGAGCATAGGCTGATGCCAAACCTGGTCACATATAATTCATTAATCCATGGGCAGTGTACAGTCGGTCATTTAGATATTGCTTATAGGTTGCTTGAATTGATGAAGGAAAATGGTCTGAATCCTGACCAGTGGACTTACAGTGTTTTTATAGACTATCTTTGTAAAAATAAGAGAATAGAAGAAGCTCATGTTTTGTTCAATTCTCTCAAGGACAAAGGCATAAAGGCAAATGAAGTGATTTACTCTACTTTAATTGATGGGTACTGCAAGGCTGGGAGGACAGATGATGCTGATTCTTTGCTGGAAAGAATGCTTATTGAGGGCTGTTTGCCCAACTCATCCACTTACAATGCCCTTATAGATGGTTTTTGCAAAGAGAGGAAAGTGGAAAAAGCATTGTCATTGTTGGAAAAAATGGTACAGGAGGGTGTGAAGGCCACAGTTTCTACTTATACAATTCTTATAGTAGCAATGTTGAAAGGGGGCAATATTGATCATGCTCATATGCTTTTTGCTCAAATGGTTTCCTCAGGTAACCAGCCTGATGTGTACGTCTATACTGCATTTATTCATTCATATTGTGGCACAGGGAATTTAAAAGAGGCAGAGGATATGGTTTCTATGATGATTGAAAGTGGTGTTATGCCTGATGCACTGACTTACACATTGTTGGTTGATGCATATGGACGTCTAGGATTATTATATCAAGCCTTTGATGTTCTTAAGTGCATGTTTGATACTGGTTGTGATCCCTCTCATCATACATATTCTTTTCTAATCAAGCATCTTTCAAAGGAAAAGCTAATAGAGGAGAACAAAAGTGCTGTTCTTGATTTGGTTCCAAATATCTCCTTCATTGATGTTGCTGATGTGTGGAAGACAATGGAATTTGAAACTGCTCTGCTGCTTTTTGAGAAAATGCTGGAACATGGCTGTTCACCTAATGTTAACACTTACGGAAAGCTCATTATAGGACTTTGCAAAGTGGGGCGCATGGCAGTGGCTCAGAGGTTATTTGATCACATGAATGAACAAGGAATTTGTCCCAGTGAAGATATTTATAATTCTCTTCTCAAAAGTTGCTGTGAGCTTGGAATGTATGATGATGCAGTGAGACTGGCAGATGCTACAATGGAGCGTGGTCATTTACCACTTCTAGAGTCTTTGGGTTCACTTATCTGCAGGCTATATGATGAAGGAAACAAAAAGAAGGCTAAACAAGTTTTCTGTAATTTGCTTCATTGTGGGTATAATGATGATGAAGTAGCTTGGAAAATCCTCATCGATGGCTTACTTAAGAGTGGCCTTGCTGATGAATGCTCTGAATTGCTGGGCATTATGGAGGCAAGAGGTTGCCAGATTCATTCACAAACGTATAAAATGTTAATTGAAGGACTTGATGGGACATAA